GCGCCAAGCTCTGTCCGGTTTCCCCGCCTTGGCGGTTTAGGATCCTCCCGCCGCCCCTTCCGGCATGCGGATGTTGTAGCGCTTGAGCTTGCGGTAGAGGGTAGCGCGGCTGATGCCGAGCATTTTCCCGGCCAGCGCCTTGTCGCCGCCCACCTGCTCGAAGACGCGTTGAATCGTCGCGCGCTCCAGGTCTTCCAGGTCGGTAGAGTGGCTTTCAGCGGGAACGGTTCCGTTGGCGGCGCCGTTGCCGGCGTGCAGCGCGGGCGG
Above is a window of Terriglobales bacterium DNA encoding:
- a CDS encoding helix-turn-helix domain-containing protein, whose translation is PPALHAGNGAANGTVPAESHSTDLEDLERATIQRVFEQVGGDKALAGKMLGISRATLYRKLKRYNIRMPEGAAGGS